Proteins encoded within one genomic window of Brachybacterium avium:
- the dapF gene encoding diaminopimelate epimerase, which translates to MSERIDFTKGHGTENDFVVLDDPEGLLTLDEAVIAALADRRAGIGGDGVIRAVRSRCAGVDAPADAPEWFMDYRNADGSIAEMCGNGVRVLAAHLQRAGWIAEDRFEILTRAGVRAVEILERPASPGRPWSVRVGMGAARCTAETRTIEIAGQRLAVTDVDLGNPHAVAFLPEGISLEGLDLTRRPTLGPEPAGGTNIELVSERGPRHVAMRVHERGVGETRSCGTGVAAVAVAAALRAGDESREPWTVEVPGGRLQVGWSAAGEVLLTGPAQLVAYGTTLI; encoded by the coding sequence ATGAGCGAGCGCATCGACTTCACCAAGGGCCACGGCACCGAGAACGACTTCGTGGTGCTGGATGATCCCGAGGGCCTGCTCACCCTCGATGAGGCCGTGATCGCAGCCCTCGCCGATCGACGGGCCGGGATCGGCGGGGACGGGGTGATCCGGGCGGTCCGTTCGCGCTGCGCCGGTGTCGATGCCCCGGCGGATGCGCCGGAGTGGTTCATGGACTACCGCAATGCGGACGGCTCGATCGCCGAGATGTGCGGCAACGGGGTGCGCGTCCTCGCCGCGCACCTGCAGCGGGCGGGCTGGATCGCCGAGGACCGCTTCGAGATCCTCACCCGCGCCGGAGTGCGGGCCGTGGAGATCCTGGAGCGACCCGCGAGCCCGGGCAGACCGTGGAGCGTCCGGGTGGGCATGGGAGCCGCTCGCTGCACTGCTGAGACCCGCACCATCGAGATCGCCGGGCAGCGCCTGGCCGTGACGGACGTCGACCTGGGCAACCCCCATGCCGTCGCCTTCCTCCCGGAGGGGATCTCCCTGGAGGGGCTCGACCTGACCCGCCGCCCGACCCTGGGCCCCGAACCCGCCGGTGGGACCAATATCGAGTTGGTCAGCGAGCGCGGTCCCCGTCACGTGGCGATGCGGGTGCACGAGCGTGGGGTGGGGGAGACCCGCTCCTGCGGGACCGGCGTGGCGGCGGTCGCGGTCGCCGCGGCGCTGCGCGCCGGAGACGAGTCCCGCGAGCCCTGGACCGTCGAGGTGCCGGGCGGGCGGCTGCAGGTGGGATGGTCCGCAGCGGGAGAGGTCCTGTTGACCGGACCTGCCCAGCTGGTCGCGTACGGCACCACGCTGATCTGA
- a CDS encoding YbjN domain-containing protein, producing MTAPNESPVQMGKGSADELAPLSLSRVEESLARHGYAFVEDEEHPEILRARFDDYRFQFMISGDEHGVLQTRGRWSHSVDVSRKVEMIKLCNEWNMNRIWPKVYVRRESEGLLGVYGELAADFRAGALDSQIDNAITCGLSTVIAFFHSLEERLGAELDDLDS from the coding sequence GTGACTGCACCGAACGAGTCCCCTGTTCAGATGGGCAAGGGCTCGGCCGACGAATTGGCCCCTCTGTCCCTGTCGAGGGTCGAGGAGAGCCTCGCCCGGCATGGATACGCCTTCGTCGAGGACGAGGAGCATCCGGAGATCCTGCGCGCCCGCTTCGACGACTACCGTTTCCAGTTCATGATCTCCGGCGACGAGCACGGTGTGCTCCAGACCCGCGGTCGCTGGAGCCACTCGGTGGACGTCTCCCGCAAGGTCGAGATGATCAAGCTCTGCAACGAGTGGAACATGAACCGGATCTGGCCGAAGGTCTACGTGCGCCGTGAGTCCGAGGGACTGCTGGGCGTGTACGGCGAGCTCGCTGCGGACTTCCGCGCCGGAGCCCTGGATTCGCAGATCGACAATGCGATCACCTGCGGGCTGAGCACGGTGATCGCCTTCTTCCACAGCCTCGAGGAGCGTCTCGGAGCCGAGCTGGACGACCTCGACAGCTGA
- the recA gene encoding recombinase RecA: MAAPKSASKPPVSKSTEKNRSSSLDNALAQIDRQFGKGSIMRLGDDTRPPVEVIPTGSVALDAALGIGGLPRGRIVEIYGPESSGKTTLALHAVANAQRNGGIAAFIDAEHAMDPEYAKKLGVDTDALLVSQPDTGEQALEITDMLIRSGALDVVVIDSVAALVPKAEIEGEMGDSHVGLQARLMSQALRKLTGALSASGTTAIFINQLREKIGVFFGSPETTTGGKALKFYASVRMDIRRIETLKTGTDSVGNRTRVKVVKNKMAPPFKQAEFDILYGEGISREGGLLDLGVEHGVVRKSGAWFTYEGDQLGQGKENSRQFLKDNPDLAAEIEEKILRTLGVGKYAAEPEAPEVAAPLGEDEFLDEDVPVTI; this comes from the coding sequence ATGGCTGCACCGAAGTCAGCATCCAAGCCCCCGGTCTCGAAGTCGACCGAGAAGAACCGCAGCTCCTCGCTCGACAACGCCCTCGCCCAGATCGACCGCCAGTTCGGCAAGGGCTCGATCATGCGCCTGGGCGACGACACCCGTCCGCCCGTGGAGGTCATCCCCACCGGCTCGGTGGCGCTGGACGCCGCGCTCGGCATCGGCGGGCTGCCCCGCGGCCGCATCGTCGAGATCTACGGCCCGGAATCCTCCGGCAAGACGACGCTCGCCCTCCACGCGGTCGCCAACGCCCAGCGCAACGGGGGCATCGCCGCATTCATCGATGCCGAGCACGCGATGGATCCGGAGTACGCGAAGAAGCTCGGCGTGGACACCGACGCCCTGCTGGTCTCCCAGCCGGACACCGGTGAGCAGGCCCTGGAGATCACGGACATGCTGATCCGTTCCGGTGCGCTGGACGTCGTGGTCATCGACTCGGTCGCGGCGCTGGTGCCCAAGGCCGAGATCGAGGGCGAGATGGGCGACTCCCATGTCGGTCTGCAGGCCCGCCTCATGTCCCAGGCGCTGCGCAAGCTCACCGGCGCGCTCTCCGCCTCGGGCACCACCGCGATCTTCATCAACCAGCTGCGCGAGAAGATCGGCGTGTTCTTCGGCAGCCCCGAGACCACCACCGGCGGCAAGGCGCTGAAGTTCTACGCCTCCGTGCGCATGGACATCCGTCGTATCGAGACGCTGAAGACCGGCACCGACTCCGTCGGCAACCGCACCCGCGTCAAGGTGGTGAAGAACAAGATGGCCCCGCCCTTCAAGCAGGCCGAGTTCGACATCCTCTACGGCGAGGGCATCTCCCGCGAGGGCGGCCTGTTGGACCTCGGCGTCGAGCACGGCGTGGTCCGCAAGTCCGGCGCCTGGTTCACCTACGAAGGGGACCAGCTGGGGCAGGGCAAGGAGAACTCCCGCCAGTTCCTCAAGGACAACCCCGATCTGGCCGCCGAGATCGAGGAGAAGATCCTGCGCACCCTGGGTGTGGGCAAGTACGCGGCCGAGCCGGAGGCCCCGGAGGTCGCAGCACCCCTCGGTGAGGACGAGTTCCTCGACGAGGACGTCCCGGTCACCATCTGA
- a CDS encoding class I SAM-dependent methyltransferase, which translates to MDEHYFTPSPATEDRRFPLRVRLAGRDLDLVSSASVFSGRGLDKATAVLLDRLDEITVPPPGATIVDLGCGWGPIALTAALLHPESQVWAVDVSERARELTAENARRAGLTNLRVLAPQEVPEDLAPQALWSNPPIRIGKEALHVLLQDWMPRLAPQGTAALVVGKNLGADPLARWLGQQLPDRSVAKVASAKGFRVIEVGPVGAAG; encoded by the coding sequence GTGGACGAGCACTACTTCACCCCCTCCCCCGCGACCGAGGACCGCCGTTTCCCACTGCGGGTGCGGCTGGCCGGCCGCGACCTCGACCTCGTCTCGAGCGCTTCGGTGTTCAGCGGTCGCGGCCTGGACAAGGCCACCGCAGTGCTGCTGGATCGCCTCGACGAGATCACCGTCCCGCCGCCCGGGGCGACGATCGTGGATCTCGGCTGCGGGTGGGGCCCGATCGCCCTGACCGCGGCCCTGCTGCATCCGGAGTCGCAGGTGTGGGCGGTGGATGTCAGCGAGCGTGCGCGGGAGCTGACCGCGGAGAACGCCCGCCGCGCCGGGCTGACCAACCTCCGCGTCCTCGCCCCGCAGGAGGTGCCGGAGGATCTCGCGCCGCAGGCGCTCTGGTCGAATCCACCGATCCGCATCGGGAAGGAGGCGTTGCACGTCCTGCTGCAGGATTGGATGCCCCGCCTGGCTCCGCAGGGCACCGCGGCGCTCGTGGTCGGCAAGAACCTGGGTGCCGATCCGCTCGCGCGCTGGCTCGGCCAGCAGCTGCCCGACCGCTCGGTTGCGAAGGTCGCGAGCGCGAAGGGATTCCGGGTGATCGAGGTCGGGCCCGTCGGCGCAGCCGGCTGA
- the miaA gene encoding tRNA (adenosine(37)-N6)-dimethylallyltransferase MiaA, whose product MDASAAPPIAVARDSDVPVVAVVGATATGKSDLAIALAERLDGEVVNADALQLYRGMDIGTAKVTAQERHGVAHHLLDVLTVTEEASVSAYQRQAREAVAGIRARGRVPILVGGSGLYVRAALDEIEFPPTDPAVRARLEKRAEREGAAALHRALADTDPEAARTIGVQDTRRIVRALEVGELTGRPFTAFLPRPLYHHPGTVQLGLRLERPVLHERIEARVHRMVQQGLLQEISGLREQGLDDGRTARRAIGYEQGLAVLDGAISCEQAIEDTIAGTRRLVRKQDTWFRRDLRVRWLTADAGEALVEHALARIREEAMTTREQQP is encoded by the coding sequence ATGGATGCCTCCGCCGCGCCGCCCATCGCCGTCGCGAGGGACTCCGATGTGCCCGTGGTGGCGGTCGTGGGGGCGACCGCCACCGGCAAATCCGACCTCGCGATCGCACTGGCCGAGCGGCTGGACGGCGAGGTCGTCAACGCTGATGCCCTGCAGCTGTACCGCGGCATGGACATCGGCACCGCCAAGGTCACCGCGCAGGAGCGTCATGGCGTCGCGCACCACCTGCTCGATGTGCTGACGGTGACCGAGGAGGCGAGCGTCTCCGCCTATCAGCGGCAGGCCCGCGAGGCGGTGGCCGGCATCCGCGCTCGCGGCAGAGTCCCGATCCTGGTGGGCGGTTCCGGGCTGTACGTCCGGGCTGCTCTGGACGAGATCGAGTTCCCGCCGACGGATCCTGCCGTCCGCGCCCGTCTCGAGAAGCGCGCCGAGCGAGAGGGCGCGGCAGCGCTGCATCGCGCGCTCGCGGACACCGACCCCGAGGCGGCCCGCACCATCGGGGTCCAGGACACCCGCCGCATCGTGCGAGCGCTCGAGGTGGGGGAGCTGACCGGGCGTCCCTTCACGGCCTTCCTGCCGCGACCGCTCTATCACCACCCCGGCACCGTGCAGCTGGGTCTGCGCCTGGAGCGTCCGGTGCTGCATGAGCGGATCGAGGCGCGAGTGCATCGGATGGTCCAGCAGGGCCTGCTGCAGGAGATCTCCGGCCTGCGCGAGCAGGGACTGGACGACGGGCGGACCGCACGCCGCGCGATCGGCTACGAGCAGGGTCTGGCGGTGCTCGACGGGGCCATCAGCTGTGAGCAGGCGATCGAGGACACCATCGCCGGCACCCGCCGCCTGGTGCGGAAGCAGGACACCTGGTTCCGTCGCGACCTCCGGGTGCGCTGGCTCACGGCCGACGCCGGTGAGGCGCTCGTGGAGCACGCGCTCGCACGGATCCGGGAGGAGGCCATGACGACCCGGGAGCAGCAGCCGTAG
- the miaB gene encoding tRNA (N6-isopentenyl adenosine(37)-C2)-methylthiotransferase MiaB, translating into MSFSSLAPQPAPDSHVEDAAHQHRGTYQVRTFGCQMNVHDSERLTGMLEDSGYIAAAATADPRRGEVDVIVFNTCAVRENAADKLYGTLGSLRPGKDANPGMQIAVGGCLAQKDRDTIIDRAPWVDVVFGTHNLGSLPVLLDRARHNAEAQVEILESLEVFPSTLPTRRESVYAAWVSISVGCNNTCTFCIVPSLRGKEKDRRPGEVLAEVRDVVDSGAIEVTLLGQNVNSYGVEFGDRGAFAKLLRACGEIDDLERVRFTSPHPAMFTDDVIDAMAETTNVMPQLHMPLQSGSDAVLRRMKRSYRSKKFLGILDRVRERIPEAAITTDIIVGFPGETEDDFRRTLEVVEASRFASAFTFQYSIRPGTPAATMPDQLPKEIVQERFERLTALQDRITHEENLALEGRAVEILVAEGEGTRDSRTDRLSGRARDHRLVHFSLPEGITEPERPRPGDLVTATVTHAAPHYLIADSALGEGSGIGLSGQPFGGDRFSVRRTRSGDAWEAGELGLDAGASCGTGGAAMPGGPITLGMPSLRPR; encoded by the coding sequence ATGTCCTTCAGCTCGCTCGCCCCGCAACCGGCCCCGGACTCCCACGTCGAGGACGCCGCCCACCAGCACCGCGGCACCTACCAGGTGCGCACCTTCGGCTGTCAGATGAACGTCCACGATTCCGAGCGCCTCACCGGCATGCTCGAGGACTCCGGCTACATCGCCGCTGCGGCGACCGCCGACCCTCGTCGGGGCGAGGTGGACGTCATCGTGTTCAACACCTGTGCGGTGCGGGAGAACGCGGCCGACAAGCTGTACGGCACCCTCGGATCCCTGCGCCCGGGCAAGGACGCCAATCCCGGCATGCAGATCGCCGTCGGCGGCTGCCTGGCCCAGAAGGACCGGGACACCATCATCGACCGCGCCCCCTGGGTGGACGTGGTCTTCGGCACCCACAACCTCGGCTCGCTGCCGGTGCTCCTGGACCGCGCACGGCACAACGCCGAGGCCCAGGTCGAGATCCTCGAATCCCTCGAGGTGTTCCCCTCCACGCTCCCCACCCGGCGCGAATCCGTCTACGCCGCCTGGGTCTCCATCTCGGTGGGCTGCAACAACACCTGCACCTTCTGCATCGTGCCCTCCCTGCGCGGCAAGGAGAAGGACCGCCGTCCCGGGGAGGTCCTCGCCGAGGTGCGTGACGTGGTCGACTCCGGGGCCATCGAGGTCACGCTGCTGGGACAGAACGTGAACTCCTATGGTGTCGAGTTCGGGGATCGGGGAGCCTTCGCCAAGCTGCTGCGAGCCTGCGGCGAGATCGATGATCTGGAGCGGGTGCGCTTCACCTCCCCGCACCCGGCCATGTTCACCGACGACGTGATCGATGCGATGGCGGAGACCACGAACGTGATGCCGCAGCTGCACATGCCGCTCCAGTCCGGCAGCGATGCGGTGCTGCGCCGGATGAAGCGCTCCTACCGGTCCAAGAAGTTCCTCGGAATCCTGGACCGCGTCCGCGAGCGGATCCCGGAGGCGGCGATCACCACCGACATCATCGTCGGTTTCCCCGGCGAGACCGAGGACGATTTCCGACGGACCCTCGAAGTGGTCGAGGCCTCACGCTTCGCCAGCGCCTTCACCTTCCAGTACTCGATCCGGCCCGGCACCCCCGCGGCGACGATGCCGGACCAGCTGCCCAAGGAGATCGTGCAGGAGCGCTTCGAGCGCCTGACCGCCCTCCAGGACCGGATCACCCATGAGGAGAACCTCGCCCTGGAGGGCCGAGCGGTGGAGATCCTGGTCGCCGAGGGGGAGGGGACGCGGGACTCGCGCACGGACCGGCTCTCGGGCCGGGCCCGCGACCACCGGCTGGTCCACTTCTCGCTGCCCGAGGGGATCACCGAACCGGAGCGGCCGCGCCCCGGCGACCTGGTGACCGCGACCGTCACCCACGCCGCACCGCACTACCTGATCGCCGACAGCGCGCTCGGCGAGGGCAGCGGCATCGGACTCAGCGGGCAGCCGTTCGGCGGCGACCGTTTCTCGGTGCGACGCACCCGCTCCGGAGACGCCTGGGAAGCGGGTGAGCTGGGCCTGGATGCGGGCGCCTCCTGCGGCACCGGCGGGGCGGCGATGCCCGGCGGTCCGATCACCCTGGGGATGCCGAGCCTGCGTCCCCGCTGA
- a CDS encoding DUF3046 domain-containing protein: MRRSEFAELADHVFGPALARTYTHDLVLEEIGGLSAAQALERGVAVRAVWNALCDAMDVPDSARWEIPAQQRRH, encoded by the coding sequence GTGCGGCGCAGCGAATTCGCGGAGCTGGCCGACCACGTGTTCGGTCCAGCCCTAGCCCGCACCTACACGCACGACCTCGTGCTCGAGGAGATCGGCGGCCTCAGCGCCGCCCAGGCCCTCGAGCGCGGGGTCGCCGTGCGTGCGGTGTGGAATGCGCTGTGCGATGCGATGGACGTGCCGGACTCCGCACGCTGGGAGATCCCCGCACAGCAGCGACGGCACTGA
- a CDS encoding regulatory protein RecX — MSSFHPAGDADGHSPVRVAGATTAEPPASAAGHEEIHDRLAERTRRILETPRAAPDPERAAREKAVVHECRYLMRLLASRRRSFGEMQERLRQREVPGAIAHEAMARIDRAGLVDDETFAREWVQQRRELRSLGDEALRRELESKRVDARWIDAALDGGDADEEQRCRELVRSRIGHRDREQLRSERDGTHRRRLSRRLDSLLTRKGYPGSLAVHVISGELRSAAAVPDA; from the coding sequence ATGTCGTCGTTTCACCCCGCCGGCGACGCCGACGGCCACTCGCCCGTCCGCGTCGCCGGCGCCACCACTGCGGAACCTCCCGCCAGTGCTGCCGGGCACGAGGAGATCCATGATCGTCTCGCCGAGCGCACCCGGAGGATCCTCGAGACTCCCCGAGCCGCCCCGGACCCGGAGCGGGCCGCACGGGAGAAGGCCGTGGTCCACGAGTGCCGGTACCTGATGAGGCTGCTCGCCTCCCGCCGGCGCTCGTTCGGGGAGATGCAGGAGCGGTTGAGGCAGCGCGAGGTGCCCGGCGCGATCGCCCACGAAGCGATGGCTCGCATCGACCGGGCCGGCCTGGTCGACGATGAGACCTTCGCCCGCGAGTGGGTGCAGCAGCGTCGGGAGCTGCGGTCGCTCGGCGATGAGGCGCTGCGGCGGGAGCTCGAGTCGAAGCGGGTCGATGCGCGGTGGATCGACGCCGCGCTGGACGGCGGGGACGCGGATGAGGAGCAGCGCTGCCGGGAGCTGGTCCGCTCCCGGATCGGGCACCGCGACCGGGAGCAGCTCCGCAGCGAGCGGGACGGCACCCACCGGCGCCGGCTCTCCCGGCGTCTGGATTCGCTGCTGACCCGCAAGGGCTATCCGGGCTCGCTCGCCGTCCACGTGATCTCCGGCGAGCTGCGCTCCGCCGCTGCGGTGCCGGACGCCTGA
- the hflX gene encoding GTPase HflX has protein sequence MPIAFHPEPASDTDVDGTSAEGTGAAEHSSSTDRPATARDPLTARILARGDASLAAATYDSATDGEQYDLADRQALRRVAGLSTELEDVTEVEYRQLRLERVVLAGLYTSGNTEQAETSLQELAALAETAGSEVLDGVLQRRAHPDPATFLGKGKAAELADLVAGSGADTVIADGELAPGQRRALEDIVKVKVIDRTALILDIFAQHAKSREGKAQVELAQLEYLLPRLRGWGESMSRQAGGQVGGAGAGMGSRGPGETKIELDRRRIRDRMAKLRREIKAMAPSREEQRADRRRHQIPAVAIAGYTNAGKSSLLNRLTGAGVLVENALFATLDPTVRRASTPDGREFTYADTVGFVRHLPTQLVEAFRSTLEEVGGSDLLLHVVDASHPDPEGQIAAVRTVLGELEGFDVPEVVVLNKADIAEPETIARIRSQVADCVVVSARTGMGIQELRELIAERLPRPAVEVDLVVPYSRGDLISRVHTTGEVLAEEHLMDGTRLHARVDEALAAELRGSA, from the coding sequence GTGCCCATCGCCTTCCATCCCGAACCCGCCTCAGACACCGACGTCGACGGGACCAGCGCGGAAGGAACCGGGGCCGCCGAGCACTCGAGCAGCACGGACCGGCCGGCGACCGCCCGGGATCCGCTGACCGCACGGATCCTCGCCCGCGGTGACGCCTCCCTCGCCGCCGCCACCTACGACTCCGCGACCGATGGTGAGCAGTACGACCTCGCCGACCGTCAGGCACTGCGCCGGGTGGCCGGCCTGTCCACCGAGCTCGAGGACGTCACCGAGGTCGAATACCGCCAGCTGCGTCTGGAGCGGGTGGTCCTCGCCGGCCTCTACACCTCCGGCAACACCGAGCAGGCCGAGACCAGCCTGCAGGAGCTCGCGGCGCTCGCCGAGACTGCCGGCTCCGAGGTGCTGGACGGCGTCCTGCAGCGCCGGGCACATCCGGATCCGGCGACCTTCCTGGGCAAGGGCAAGGCCGCGGAGCTCGCGGACCTGGTCGCCGGCAGCGGCGCCGACACGGTCATCGCCGACGGCGAGCTGGCCCCCGGCCAGCGCCGTGCCCTCGAGGACATCGTCAAGGTCAAGGTCATCGATCGCACCGCACTGATCCTGGATATCTTCGCCCAGCATGCGAAGTCCCGCGAAGGCAAGGCGCAGGTCGAGCTGGCCCAGCTCGAATACCTGCTGCCGCGGCTGCGCGGCTGGGGCGAGTCGATGTCGCGTCAGGCCGGTGGGCAGGTGGGCGGTGCAGGCGCCGGGATGGGCTCGCGCGGTCCGGGCGAGACCAAGATCGAGCTGGATCGTCGGCGCATCCGCGACCGCATGGCCAAGCTGCGCCGCGAGATCAAGGCGATGGCCCCGAGCCGTGAGGAGCAGCGGGCGGATCGCAGGCGCCATCAGATACCTGCCGTCGCCATCGCCGGCTACACCAACGCCGGCAAGTCCTCGCTGCTGAACCGGCTCACGGGGGCCGGGGTGCTGGTCGAGAACGCACTGTTCGCGACCCTGGACCCGACGGTGCGGCGCGCGAGCACCCCGGACGGGCGGGAGTTCACCTACGCGGACACCGTCGGCTTCGTGCGGCATCTGCCCACCCAGCTGGTCGAGGCTTTCCGCTCCACGCTCGAGGAGGTCGGCGGATCGGATCTGCTGCTGCACGTGGTGGACGCCTCCCACCCGGACCCGGAGGGCCAGATCGCCGCGGTGCGCACGGTGCTCGGGGAGCTCGAGGGCTTCGATGTGCCCGAGGTCGTGGTGCTGAACAAGGCTGATATCGCCGAGCCCGAGACGATCGCGCGGATCCGCAGCCAGGTCGCGGACTGCGTGGTGGTCTCCGCCCGCACCGGTATGGGCATCCAGGAGCTGCGCGAGCTGATCGCCGAGCGGCTGCCGCGTCCCGCTGTCGAGGTGGACCTGGTGGTGCCCTATTCCCGTGGGGACCTGATCTCCCGGGTCCACACCACCGGCGAGGTGCTGGCGGAGGAGCACCTGATGGATGGCACCCGCCTGCATGCGAGGGTGGACGAGGCGCTCGCCGCCGAGCTCCGGGGTTCGGCCTGA
- a CDS encoding helix-turn-helix domain-containing protein, translating to MILFRQELGDVLRDARRSQGRTLRQVSSDARVSLGYLSEIERGQKEASSELLVSVTDALGLPLSFVLREVSERIAIAEQVTIPDTVPEGLADGTAPLVGAR from the coding sequence ATGATCCTGTTCCGCCAGGAGCTGGGCGACGTGCTGCGCGACGCGCGCCGCTCCCAGGGCCGCACGCTGCGGCAGGTGTCCTCCGATGCCCGTGTGTCGCTGGGCTACCTCAGCGAGATCGAGCGCGGTCAGAAGGAGGCGTCCAGCGAGCTGCTGGTCTCCGTGACCGACGCACTGGGCCTCCCGCTGTCCTTCGTCCTGCGCGAGGTCTCCGAGAGGATCGCGATCGCCGAGCAGGTGACGATCCCGGACACGGTCCCGGAGGGTCTCGCCGACGGCACCGCGCCGCTCGTCGGCGCCCGCTGA
- a CDS encoding CinA family protein: MAVAGDVPRGDAPTDAAHSDPAAVIRRAAERGWTLSTAESLTAGAVVARLVDVPGASAVIAGGAACYSLQAKSRVLGVEPALLAATGAVTAEVAAAMAEGARSLYLTDLAVSTTGVAGPGPDERGVAEGTVVLGLARQGRPTRTRELRLSGGRSRIRALTVDAAIEMLAAELTE, encoded by the coding sequence ATGGCCGTCGCCGGTGACGTCCCCCGCGGCGACGCGCCCACCGATGCCGCGCACTCCGACCCCGCCGCCGTGATCCGGAGGGCAGCGGAGCGGGGCTGGACGCTCTCGACCGCGGAGTCCCTGACCGCCGGGGCCGTGGTGGCCCGCCTCGTGGACGTCCCCGGGGCCAGCGCGGTGATCGCCGGGGGAGCGGCCTGCTATTCGCTGCAGGCCAAGTCCCGGGTGCTGGGGGTGGAACCCGCCCTGCTCGCCGCCACCGGCGCGGTCACTGCGGAGGTCGCCGCGGCCATGGCCGAGGGGGCGCGCTCCCTGTACCTCACCGATCTCGCCGTCTCCACCACGGGAGTGGCCGGTCCCGGCCCGGATGAGCGCGGCGTCGCCGAGGGGACCGTCGTGCTCGGGCTCGCCCGGCAGGGCCGACCCACCCGCACCCGTGAACTCCGTCTCAGCGGCGGGAGGAGCCGGATCCGCGCCCTGACGGTCGACGCCGCGATCGAGATGCTGGCAGCGGAGCTCACCGAATAG